The DNA sequence GTACTTTAagcagaaaggaagaaagaacatTTCGGCATATATAATGTATTGAATCTTTTTTTCCCCTCTTAAAATTACCTTGTAGTGGTTCGAGAAAAAGATGTATGTTGGGAATATGCAGATAAATTAGATGGAAACAAAGTAAGGTGCAAATTCTGCCAGAGAGTTCTTAATGGTGGTATTAGTAGGTTGAAGCATCATTTGTCTAGATTTCCAAGTAAAGGGGTAAATCCATGTAGCAAGGTCAGAGATGATGTTACAGATAGAGTAAGGGCTATAATAGCAACAAAGGAAGAAGTCAAAGAGACTTCAAGTGTGAAGAAGCAGAAACTAGCGCTAGCAGTAGCAGAGGTTAAGTCTCCCAGTAATATGTCCGCAAATAAAGCTCTTATATCTATGGATGCACCATCCTCTGCTGTGAAGATTTTCCCTACTAGCAATCCTTTGACGCCATCCTCTGCAAACAACCAAGAAAATGCAGAGAGAAGCATTGCCCTGTTCTTTTTTGAGAATAAGCTAGACTTCAGCGTTGCGCGATCTTCATCCTATCAATTGATGATTGATGCAATCGCGAAGTGTGGTCCTGGATTTACAGGTCCATCAGCTGAAGTCCTGAAAACAACTTGGTTGGAACGGATAAAATCAGAAGTGGGCTTACAGTCGAAAGATGTTGAGAAAGAGTGGGCGACCACAGGTTGTACCATTATTGCAGATACATGGACTGATTATAAGTCCAAGGCCATGATTAATTTCTTAGTCTCATCACCATCCAGGACATTTTTCCACAAAACTGTGGATGCCTCTGCATATTTCAAGAACACAAAATGGCTTGCCGATCTTTTTGATTCTGTAATTCAAGAGTTTGGCTCAGACAATGTTGTGCAGATTATCATGGATAGTAGTTTTAACTACACTGGCATTGCTAATCATATTGTGCAGAACTATGGAACTATATTTGTATCTCCTTGTGCTTCTCAGTGTTTGAATCTAATCTTGGAGGACTTCTCCAAGGTAGATTGGGTTACTAGATGTATTTTACAAGCACAAACCATATCAAAGTTAATATACAACAATGCCTCATTGCTTGATCTTATGAAGAAGTTCAGTGGAGGCCAGGAACTTATTAGGACTGGGATCACGAAATCTGTATCAACTTTCCTGTCTTTACAGTCTATGTTGAAGTTAAGAACAAGATTGAAGCTTATGTTCCACAGCCCTGAATATGCCTCAAACACTTCATATGCAAACAAGCCACAGACTCACTCTTGTATTGCAATTGCTGAAGATGGTGATTTCTGGAGGACAGTTGAAGAGTGTGTGGCTATCTCTGAGCCTTTTTTGAAAGTTTTGAGGGAAGTATCGGAAGGGAAACCAACTGTAGGTTCGATATATGAATTAATGACCAGGGCAAAGGAATCAATTAGAACATATTACATAATGGATGAGAACAAATGCAAGACATTCTTAGATATAGTAGACAAAAAGTGGCGTGACCAACTGCATTCTCCTCTACATGCAGCTGCAGCCTTTTTGAACCCCAGTATCCAATACAATCCTGAAATAAAGTTCCTTTCCTCGATAAAAGAAGACTTCTATAAGGTTCTGGAGAAATTACTTCCCGTGCCAGATATGAGGCGTGATATCACCAATCAAATCTACACTTTTACAAAGGCTCATGGGATGTTTGGTTGTAGCCTAGCAAAGGAGGCAAGAAGCACAGTTGCTCCATGTAAGTTTTTAAGTAGTGCCCATTGAACCATTTTGTTTCAAAGGGAgccaattttgtttcttttattttttttctccttctatCTGTTCTTTTTTAAGCTGCATAATTTTACCACCTGCAAATTTGATAGAGAGGAGGGTATAAGGGTTGATTAAGCATTAAACTTTGCATAAAGAAAACCATGTGTTTTAGGGGTTAAATTTGCCCCAAAATTCTTCCAATTCTAGCAGGTTTTCATCTTTTCATTTGGGAATACTAGCCTtgttaagttttgaaaaaaaaaaaactgcagtTTTTTGTGCTCATTGACAGTGAAAAGTTCTATGATTTGTCTAGGATTAATTGCCTGAAGTTTGTATATCTACAAAGCTACTAAGCCTAACTTGAAACAAAATATGGATTTTTCATACATGCCTAGTTTTATTCAGTGCTAGACCCTGTAATTGTTGGCTCTCAGGGTCTTAACTACTGTGATTTATATGCTGAAGCAGCATCAATGCTGTGTTTCCCAGTCTGATGCTTTACCTTTTACGATGGATAAATCATAATTTCTTTTATCTGCAAATTCTTTGCTTATTCATTGTAGGGCTTTGGTGGGAACAATATGGCGACTCTGCCCCCGGGTTGCAACGGGTTGCCATTAGAATACTAAGCCAAGTCTGTAGTACCTTCTCTTTTCAGAGGCAGTGGAGCACGTTCCGGAAGATTCA is a window from the Arachis hypogaea cultivar Tifrunner chromosome 17, arahy.Tifrunner.gnm2.J5K5, whole genome shotgun sequence genome containing:
- the LOC112765095 gene encoding uncharacterized protein, encoding MVREKDVCWEYADKLDGNKVRCKFCQRVLNGGISRLKHHLSRFPSKGVNPCSKVRDDVTDRVRAIIATKEEVKETSSVKKQKLALAVAEVKSPSNMSANKALISMDAPSSAVKIFPTSNPLTPSSANNQENAERSIALFFFENKLDFSVARSSSYQLMIDAIAKCGPGFTGPSAEVLKTTWLERIKSEVGLQSKDVEKEWATTGCTIIADTWTDYKSKAMINFLVSSPSRTFFHKTVDASAYFKNTKWLADLFDSVIQEFGSDNVVQIIMDSSFNYTGIANHIVQNYGTIFVSPCASQCLNLILEDFSKVDWVTRCILQAQTISKLIYNNASLLDLMKKFSGGQELIRTGITKSVSTFLSLQSMLKLRTRLKLMFHSPEYASNTSYANKPQTHSCIAIAEDGDFWRTVEECVAISEPFLKVLREVSEGKPTVGSIYELMTRAKESIRTYYIMDENKCKTFLDIVDKKWRDQLHSPLHAAAAFLNPSIQYNPEIKFLSSIKEDFYKVLEKLLPVPDMRRDITNQIYTFTKAHGMFGCSLAKEARSTVAPWLWWEQYGDSAPGLQRVAIRILSQVCSTFSFQRQWSTFRKIHSEKRNKIDRETLNDLVYINYNLKLARQMKAKSSEVDLLQVDDIDMTSEWVEENETASPTQWLDRFGSALDGSDLNTRQFGSSIFGANDPIFGL